From Nicotiana tabacum cultivar K326 chromosome 20, ASM71507v2, whole genome shotgun sequence, one genomic window encodes:
- the LOC107808562 gene encoding putative inactive nicotinamidase At3g16190, translating into MRNPVHSLLSGNSKIVTTKIMASELNVGKWKNVALLVIDMQKDFIFGPMQVKGGQAIVPNVIKAVEVARNCGIHIVWVVRENDPLGRDVELFRRHFKPKLASKGSVGAELVDGLVMDVEEDYKLVKTRFSAFLNTHLHSYLQTNGITDLVFTGVQTPNCIRQTVFDAVSLDYKQVTVITDATAAATPDIHIANILDMKNIGVATPTLEEWCQST; encoded by the exons ATGAGAAACCCTGTCCATAGTTTGCTCTCTGGAAATTCTAAGAttgtaacaacaaaaataatgGCCTCGGAATTAAATGTTGGCAAATGGAAGAACGTAGCTCTCCTTGTCATAGACATGCAG AAAGACTTCATATTTGGCCCTATGCAAGTAAAAGGAGGTCAAGCTATCGTCCCTAACGTTATCAAAGCTGTTGAGGTTGCAAGAAACTGTGGCATTCACATCGTTTGG GTTGTACGTGAGAATGATCCATTAGGGAGAGATGTTGAATTATTTCGTCGACACTTTAAACCAAAGCTGGCATCAAAGGGTAGTGTTGGGGCTGAACTAGTTGATGGGCTCGTTATGGACGTAGAAGAGGATTACAAGCTGGTCAAAACACGTTTCAGCGCATTTCTTAACACTCACCTTCACTCATATCTTCAGACCAATGGCATTACTGATTTGGTCTTCACTG GTGTCCAAACACCAAATTGCATACGGCAAACTGTATTTGATGCAGTATCATTGGACTATAAACAAGTGACAGTTATTACTGACGCCACAGCTGCTGCTACACCTGATATACACATTG CAAACATACTTGACATGAAAAATATTGGAGTAGCAACCCCTACATTGGAAGAATGGTGCCAATCTACATAG